A region from the Pungitius pungitius chromosome 16, fPunPun2.1, whole genome shotgun sequence genome encodes:
- the dynll2b gene encoding dynein, light chain, LC8-type 2b produces the protein MTEKKAVIKNADMSDEMQQDAVDCAMQAMEKYNIEKDIAAYVKKEFDKKYNPTWHCIVGRNFGSYVTHETKHFIYFYLGQVAILLFKSG, from the exons ATGACTGAGAAGAAGGCAGTGATAAAGAATGCAGACATGTCTGATGAAATGCAGCAGGATGCAGTGGACTGTGCCATGCAGGCTATGGAAAAGTACAACATTGAAAAAGATATCGCTGCTTATGTCAAAAAG GAGTTTGACAAGAAGTACAACCCCACGTGGCATTGCATTGTTGGGAGGAACTTTGGCAGCTACGTGACGCACGAGACAAAGCACTTCATCTACTTCTACCTGGGCCAAGTTGCCATTCTACTGTTCAAGTCAGGTTGA